A single region of the Anaerostipes rhamnosivorans genome encodes:
- a CDS encoding N-acetylmuramoyl-L-alanine amidase has product MAGVILDAGHGGFDNGAQFNGRREKDDTLRLTLAVGEALRERGVPVQYTRQTDIYQSPTEKARIGNESGADFFVSIHRNSSPLPNTYSGVETLVYNDSGIKAEMARNVNRRLSEVGFNDLGVKERPGLAVLRRTNIPAILIEVGFINTEKDNELFDSRFNDIANAIADGIVDTIGSGQQELASTYRVQIGLFRNLSNAQYALNEALSQGFDGEIVYQEPFYAVQLGEFKTLDEAVQLENELKRRGYDTLVIKK; this is encoded by the coding sequence AATGGTGCCCAGTTTAATGGAAGAAGAGAAAAAGATGATACATTGAGGCTTACCCTGGCAGTAGGGGAGGCTTTGAGAGAAAGAGGAGTTCCGGTCCAGTATACCAGGCAGACCGATATCTATCAGTCCCCGACGGAAAAAGCCAGGATTGGAAATGAGAGCGGAGCGGATTTTTTTGTGTCTATCCACAGGAACTCCAGTCCCCTTCCAAATACTTATAGCGGTGTGGAGACGTTGGTGTACAATGACAGCGGGATCAAGGCAGAGATGGCCAGGAATGTAAACCGAAGACTGAGTGAGGTGGGATTTAATGATTTGGGAGTGAAAGAACGCCCCGGACTTGCGGTGCTCAGAAGGACGAATATCCCTGCGATTTTGATCGAAGTTGGTTTCATCAACACAGAAAAGGATAATGAACTGTTTGATTCAAGGTTCAATGACATTGCGAATGCCATCGCCGACGGGATCGTTGATACGATCGGATCAGGGCAGCAGGAGCTTGCCAGCACCTATCGGGTACAGATCGGACTGTTCCGGAACCTTTCCAACGCACAGTATGCGTTAAATGAAGCTCTGTCCCAGGGATTTGACGGGGAGATTGTGTACCAGGAGCCCTTTTATGCCGTACAGCTGGGAGAATTTAAGACATTAGATGAAGCAGTACAACTTGAAAATGAATTGAAGCGAAGAGGATATGACACTCTGGTCATTAAAAAATAA
- a CDS encoding alpha/beta fold hydrolase: MRSTDGIKISVYDYNPFGEETVVLIHGWPLSHLMYEYQIELLCQCGYRVVTLDLRGFGNSDTPCFGYSYDQMSQDIFQVVRRLKLKNFTLVGFSMGGAIVLRYMRRFKSFGVKKLILLAAAAPSWTKRKDFPYGLTREYVNELIELAETDRPQLCYNFSHEQLFASPQSDPAINWFEQIALSASGLGTIQAAVSLRDEDGREDLKTVHVPTWIIHGKKDVVVSNDLVRIQQESICDSKLIQLDDSGHGIVYDQLELFNKYFMKAIRA, encoded by the coding sequence GTGAGATCAACGGACGGAATAAAAATATCAGTTTACGATTATAATCCATTTGGTGAGGAAACTGTTGTTTTGATCCACGGATGGCCCTTGTCCCACCTGATGTATGAATATCAGATCGAACTTTTATGCCAATGCGGCTACCGGGTCGTAACTCTGGATCTGAGAGGGTTTGGAAACTCGGATACTCCCTGCTTTGGCTACTCCTATGATCAAATGTCACAGGATATTTTCCAGGTGGTCAGAAGGCTGAAATTAAAGAATTTTACGCTGGTGGGATTCTCCATGGGCGGCGCGATCGTCCTTCGTTATATGAGAAGATTCAAAAGCTTTGGCGTGAAAAAGCTCATTCTCTTGGCAGCGGCGGCACCGTCCTGGACAAAAAGAAAAGACTTCCCATATGGGCTGACCAGAGAATATGTCAACGAGCTAATCGAACTGGCAGAGACTGACCGGCCGCAGCTGTGCTATAATTTCAGCCATGAACAGCTGTTTGCAAGTCCCCAGTCAGATCCTGCCATAAACTGGTTTGAGCAAATCGCTCTCTCCGCATCGGGTTTGGGAACCATTCAAGCGGCAGTTTCTTTGAGAGACGAAGACGGAAGAGAAGATCTGAAGACTGTTCATGTGCCTACTTGGATTATCCACGGTAAAAAGGACGTTGTGGTGTCAAATGATCTGGTAAGGATCCAGCAGGAAAGTATCTGTGATTCCAAGCTGATACAGCTGGATGACAGCGGACACGGTATTGTGTACGATCAGCTGGAGTTATTTAACAAGTATTTTATGAAGGCGATCAGAGCATAA
- a CDS encoding DUF3784 domain-containing protein, whose translation MIVIIILTVVFAIMGIVFAFGKGGYLIAGYNTASNEDKAKYDEKRLNRCFSVFCFGVAIVIGITGYIDTEAFAVRVGLPCILILLLLVFVASGTYCRRNKQ comes from the coding sequence ATGATTGTGATAATAATTCTTACAGTGGTATTTGCAATAATGGGAATAGTGTTTGCGTTTGGTAAAGGTGGCTATCTTATCGCTGGATATAATACTGCGAGTAATGAAGATAAAGCAAAGTACGATGAAAAAAGATTGAACAGGTGTTTTTCCGTGTTTTGTTTTGGGGTGGCAATAGTGATTGGAATAACGGGATATATTGACACAGAAGCATTTGCTGTTCGTGTAGGATTACCATGTATTCTTATATTATTGCTATTAGTTTTTGTCGCTTCTGGTACATATTGTAGAAGAAATAAACAATAG
- the mgtE gene encoding magnesium transporter — MRDQNIRALLTGREYPALKVVLNSMNNVDLASLLENFTEKEYTILFRLIQKEKAAEVFTEMSSHMQETLINAFTRTEIKELFDDMYMDDTVDIIEEMPANVVEQILDVTDKETRQTINRLLKYPEDSAGSIMTVEYIDLKKDMTVEQALKKIKRVGIDQETIYTCYVIEQKKLLGIVTAKSLLLNEEHVLIQDIMETNLIYVNTHEDKENVSKLFHKYGLLAIPVVDCEHCMVGIVTFDDAMEVWQDEVEEDMSIMAAMQPNEDSYFGTSVLSHARHRILWLLVLMLSATITGAIITKYEDAFQTLPLLVSFIPMLMDTGGNCGSQSSTLIIRGIAVDEIRFHDFFKVVFKEFRVAILVGFVLAAVNGLRIMLMYHSLRMAVLIGLSLIATIILAKIVGCCLPLLAKKIGLDPAIMAAPLITTLVDTCSILIYFNIATHLFSL; from the coding sequence ATGAGAGACCAGAATATCAGAGCTTTGCTCACAGGGCGGGAGTATCCTGCCTTAAAAGTTGTGCTCAATTCTATGAACAACGTAGACTTAGCATCTTTATTAGAAAACTTTACAGAAAAAGAATACACTATTTTATTCCGCCTGATACAAAAAGAAAAAGCAGCGGAAGTCTTTACTGAAATGTCTTCTCACATGCAGGAGACATTGATCAATGCTTTTACCCGGACAGAGATCAAAGAACTGTTTGATGATATGTATATGGATGACACGGTAGATATCATTGAGGAGATGCCTGCCAATGTAGTGGAACAGATTCTGGATGTAACAGACAAGGAGACCCGCCAGACCATCAACCGGCTTTTAAAATATCCGGAGGACAGTGCCGGAAGCATTATGACGGTGGAATACATTGACCTGAAAAAGGACATGACCGTGGAACAGGCGCTGAAAAAGATCAAGCGGGTGGGAATTGACCAGGAGACCATTTATACCTGTTATGTGATCGAACAAAAGAAACTTCTTGGCATCGTGACTGCCAAAAGTCTTCTACTCAATGAGGAACATGTACTGATTCAGGATATCATGGAGACCAACCTGATCTATGTAAACACCCATGAGGATAAAGAAAATGTCAGCAAACTGTTCCATAAATATGGATTACTGGCCATTCCCGTAGTAGACTGTGAACACTGTATGGTGGGCATCGTGACCTTTGACGATGCGATGGAAGTATGGCAGGACGAAGTGGAAGAAGACATGTCCATCATGGCCGCTATGCAGCCCAATGAGGATTCCTATTTTGGTACCTCTGTCCTAAGCCATGCCAGGCACAGGATTCTATGGCTCCTAGTGCTCATGCTGTCCGCCACCATCACCGGGGCTATCATCACCAAGTATGAAGATGCGTTCCAGACACTTCCCCTGCTGGTATCCTTTATCCCCATGCTGATGGACACCGGAGGCAACTGCGGTTCTCAAAGTTCCACCCTGATCATCCGTGGAATCGCCGTGGATGAAATCCGTTTCCACGATTTCTTCAAGGTCGTATTTAAGGAATTCCGGGTGGCTATCTTAGTCGGTTTTGTGCTGGCTGCAGTCAATGGGCTGCGCATTATGCTCATGTACCACAGCTTAAGGATGGCTGTACTCATCGGCCTTTCCCTGATCGCTACGATCATCCTGGCCAAGATCGTGGGCTGCTGTCTGCCCCTGCTGGCAAAAAAGATCGGGCTGGACCCGGCCATTATGGCGGCGCCGCTTATCACGACGCTGGTGGACACCTGCTCCATCCTGATTTACTTTAATATTGCAACTCATCTATTTTCATTATAA
- a CDS encoding polysaccharide deacetylase family protein — protein sequence MDRLNKKKLITGFICIIVLGLSLLGGGNAALSVWNQNVRILNPSDNKELPIYCVDTKKKEISLTFDTAWGNEDIDQILKLLKKENVKASFFFSGDWVQRFPGDVKKIAKAGHDIGNHGDNHKYMTKLSSDEQKKEILGAHSKVQAVTGEQMVLFRPPYGDYDETVVKTARELNYEVIQWSVDSLDWKDISKQDIIKRVCDNKKMENGAIILMHTGTVYTKQALPVIIQRLKSEGYRFVPVSQMILTKNFYIDPEGKQRRK from the coding sequence ATGGACAGATTGAACAAGAAAAAACTGATCACAGGTTTTATATGTATCATAGTTTTAGGGCTGTCATTGCTCGGTGGAGGCAATGCGGCCCTTTCTGTCTGGAATCAAAATGTGAGGATCTTAAATCCTTCAGACAACAAGGAATTGCCTATTTACTGTGTGGATACGAAGAAAAAGGAAATCAGTCTGACCTTTGACACGGCATGGGGAAATGAGGATATAGACCAGATCTTAAAGCTGCTGAAAAAAGAAAATGTAAAGGCTTCTTTTTTCTTCTCCGGTGACTGGGTGCAGCGTTTTCCGGGAGACGTAAAAAAGATTGCCAAAGCAGGCCATGACATCGGGAACCATGGAGATAACCACAAATATATGACCAAGCTGTCTTCCGATGAGCAGAAAAAAGAGATCCTGGGGGCACACAGTAAGGTCCAGGCTGTCACAGGGGAACAGATGGTGCTTTTCAGGCCGCCTTATGGGGATTATGACGAGACTGTGGTGAAGACGGCCAGAGAACTGAATTATGAAGTGATCCAGTGGTCTGTGGACAGCCTGGATTGGAAAGATATCTCAAAGCAGGATATCATAAAGCGGGTATGTGATAATAAAAAAATGGAAAACGGAGCGATCATCCTGATGCACACCGGTACGGTTTATACCAAGCAGGCGCTGCCTGTTATTATCCAGCGTTTGAAGTCTGAGGGATACCGTTTTGTCCCGGTTTCCCAGATGATCTTAACAAAAAACTTCTATATTGACCCGGAGGGCAAACAGCGCAGAAAATAA
- a CDS encoding glutamine synthetase III family protein — MSEKRSVSEMFGCNVFNDCVMRERLPKAVYKDLKKTIEEGTDLNPEIADVVANEMKEWALEKGATHFTHWFQPMTGVTAEKHDAFITPTEDGKVLLEFSGKELIKGEPDASSFPSGGLRATFEARGYTAWDCTSPAFIKETPDSTILCIPTAFCSYTGEALDKKTPLLRSMQALDIQATRLLHLLGKKNVKNVNTSVGPEQEYFLVDKEKYLQRKDLIFTGRTLFGAMPPKGQEMDDHYFGIIRERIGKFMKELNEESWKLGITAKTQHNEVAPAQHELAPIYASNNIATDHNQLLMETMRRVAERQGLKCLLHEKPFKGINGSGKHNNWSLVTNTGKNLLEPGETPHDNQQFLLILSAIIKAVDEHADLLRMAASTPGNDHRLGANEAPPAIISIFLGEQLEDVVKQLVTRGEATRSKHGDKLASGVHTLPDFEKDATDRNRTSPFAFTGNKFEFRMVGSTQSISDPNVVLNTIVADALAEVCDELEKVDGDLQDVMMEAHEITKRMLTDHQRVIFNGDGYSDAWVKEAERRGLPNIKSMVEAIPALIQDKSVKMFEKFGVFTKAELESRVEILYEQYAQTINIEALATLDIAKKQIVPAVMKYQKTLADSVAVLKQTGLDTTVQESLLNDITENLKKLYAAIGVLETETDKAQSMEDAAEQSCYYHDVVFACMDSVREPADKLEMLVAKEDWPMPSYGDLIFEV, encoded by the coding sequence ATGAGCGAAAAAAGAAGTGTTTCAGAAATGTTCGGATGTAACGTGTTTAACGACTGCGTTATGCGGGAGAGGCTTCCAAAGGCAGTGTACAAAGACCTGAAGAAGACCATCGAAGAAGGAACAGATCTAAATCCTGAAATCGCAGATGTTGTTGCCAACGAGATGAAGGAGTGGGCCCTTGAAAAAGGTGCGACCCATTTTACCCACTGGTTCCAGCCTATGACCGGTGTGACAGCGGAAAAGCATGATGCTTTTATCACTCCGACAGAAGACGGAAAAGTGCTTCTTGAGTTCTCCGGGAAAGAACTGATCAAAGGAGAGCCGGATGCATCCTCCTTCCCGTCAGGAGGCTTGAGAGCGACTTTCGAGGCAAGAGGATATACCGCATGGGATTGTACCTCACCGGCATTTATCAAAGAGACACCGGATTCTACCATCCTCTGTATCCCGACCGCTTTTTGTTCTTATACAGGAGAGGCATTGGATAAGAAGACACCGCTTCTTAGGTCCATGCAGGCCCTGGATATCCAGGCGACAAGACTGCTCCATCTGTTAGGAAAGAAAAATGTCAAAAATGTCAATACATCCGTAGGACCGGAACAGGAGTATTTTCTTGTAGATAAAGAAAAATATTTACAGAGAAAAGACTTGATCTTTACAGGCCGTACACTGTTCGGGGCGATGCCGCCGAAGGGACAGGAAATGGATGACCACTATTTTGGTATTATCCGTGAGAGAATCGGAAAGTTCATGAAGGAGCTCAATGAAGAGAGCTGGAAGCTGGGAATCACCGCAAAGACCCAGCACAACGAAGTAGCTCCTGCACAGCACGAACTGGCACCGATCTATGCGTCCAACAACATCGCTACCGACCACAACCAGCTTCTGATGGAGACCATGCGCCGTGTGGCAGAACGTCAGGGACTCAAGTGCCTGCTCCATGAAAAACCATTTAAGGGTATCAACGGCTCCGGTAAGCACAACAACTGGTCTCTTGTGACCAATACAGGAAAGAATCTTCTGGAGCCGGGAGAAACACCTCATGACAACCAGCAGTTCCTTCTGATTCTTTCAGCGATCATCAAGGCAGTGGATGAACATGCAGACCTGCTCCGTATGGCAGCCTCCACACCTGGAAATGACCACCGCCTGGGAGCCAACGAGGCACCTCCAGCGATCATTTCCATCTTCTTGGGAGAACAGCTTGAGGATGTGGTAAAACAGCTGGTGACAAGAGGAGAGGCTACAAGATCTAAGCACGGAGACAAACTGGCATCCGGGGTACATACTTTGCCTGACTTTGAAAAAGATGCCACAGACCGTAACCGTACATCACCGTTTGCATTTACCGGAAACAAATTTGAATTCCGCATGGTAGGATCCACCCAGTCCATCTCAGATCCGAACGTGGTGCTAAATACCATCGTGGCAGACGCACTGGCAGAGGTCTGCGATGAGTTGGAGAAGGTAGACGGAGATCTTCAGGATGTGATGATGGAAGCCCATGAGATTACGAAAAGAATGCTCACAGACCACCAGAGAGTCATCTTCAACGGGGATGGATACTCTGACGCATGGGTCAAAGAGGCTGAGAGAAGAGGACTTCCGAACATCAAGTCCATGGTTGAGGCCATCCCTGCATTGATCCAGGATAAGTCTGTTAAAATGTTTGAAAAATTCGGTGTATTCACAAAGGCAGAGTTGGAATCTCGTGTGGAGATCCTCTATGAGCAGTATGCACAGACCATTAACATTGAAGCGCTTGCGACGCTGGATATCGCCAAGAAACAGATCGTTCCTGCAGTTATGAAGTATCAGAAGACTCTGGCAGATTCTGTGGCAGTCTTAAAACAGACAGGACTGGACACAACGGTACAGGAATCTCTTTTAAATGATATTACGGAAAATCTGAAAAAATTATATGCAGCCATCGGTGTGCTAGAAACAGAGACAGATAAAGCTCAGTCCATGGAAGATGCAGCCGAGCAGTCTTGCTATTATCACGATGTAGTATTTGCGTGCATGGACAGTGTCCGTGAACCTGCAGATAAGCTGGAAATGCTTGTGGCAAAAGAAGACTGGCCAATGCCAAGCTACGGAGATTTGATCTTTGAAGTTTAA
- a CDS encoding transposase encodes MAFVPNKNQQMILTDHLFHLTEHEQRFLDQSWAKTFADHVFPAIDENIFSVLYSDKASRPNTPVNVIVGALILKEALGDTDEELVQALMFDIHYQYALHTTSFQEQPLSDRTLSRFRARCLAYETETEIDLVHECVTKLAKEVSEFMGITPNMQRMDSFMIAASIRNLAMLELF; translated from the coding sequence ATGGCTTTTGTTCCAAACAAGAATCAGCAAATGATACTGACCGACCATCTGTTTCATCTGACAGAACACGAACAGCGTTTTCTGGATCAATCATGGGCAAAAACTTTCGCTGACCATGTGTTTCCGGCGATTGATGAAAATATTTTTTCCGTACTTTATAGTGACAAGGCTTCACGTCCGAACACCCCTGTAAATGTCATTGTGGGAGCTTTGATCCTAAAAGAAGCACTCGGTGATACAGATGAGGAACTGGTTCAGGCACTCATGTTTGATATCCACTACCAGTATGCACTCCACACTACAAGTTTTCAAGAACAGCCGTTAAGTGACCGGACTCTGAGCAGATTTCGTGCCAGATGCCTTGCTTATGAAACCGAAACAGAAATCGATCTGGTCCATGAGTGTGTAACAAAATTGGCGAAAGAAGTCTCAGAATTCATGGGAATCACGCCAAATATGCAGCGGATGGACAGTTTTATGATCGCAGCCAGTATTCGAAATCTTGCAATGCTGGAACTCTTTTAA